In the genome of Massilibacillus massiliensis, one region contains:
- a CDS encoding manganese catalase family protein translates to MWIYEKKLERPVCVSCPDVAFAKLVVTQYGGPNGELSASLQYINQRYSMPTNKARALLTDIGTEELAHQEMIATLVYKLTEGANPKDFEAAGWGANWVQHGCGLFWTDAAGVPWSAKYVSCLGDPIADLTANLAAEQNARATYEHLIAMTCDPKVKDMLRFLWQREVVHLQRFGEALNDMEEWMCKCKRVWTGTDAKEDEKV, encoded by the coding sequence ATGTGGATTTATGAGAAAAAATTAGAAAGACCAGTTTGTGTTAGCTGTCCGGATGTCGCTTTTGCAAAACTTGTTGTTACGCAATATGGAGGGCCGAATGGCGAGTTGTCAGCGTCGCTGCAATACATCAATCAACGTTATTCTATGCCAACAAATAAAGCACGCGCGCTTTTAACAGATATTGGAACGGAGGAGCTTGCGCACCAAGAGATGATTGCCACTTTAGTCTATAAATTAACAGAGGGTGCCAATCCAAAGGATTTCGAAGCAGCAGGCTGGGGCGCGAATTGGGTACAGCATGGCTGCGGTTTGTTCTGGACTGATGCGGCTGGCGTACCATGGAGTGCAAAATATGTGTCTTGTCTAGGCGATCCAATTGCCGATCTTACGGCAAATCTGGCGGCGGAGCAAAATGCACGTGCCACTTATGAACATTTAATTGCAATGACTTGTGATCCAAAAGTAAAAGATATGCTTCGCTTCCTGTGGCAACGTGAAGTTGTACATCTGCAGCGTTTTGGCGAAGCGCTTAATGATATGGAAGAGTGGATGTGTAAATGTAAACGCGTTTGGACGGGAACCGATGCTAAAGAAGATGAAAAAGTGTAA
- a CDS encoding L-cysteine desulfidase family protein: MKNKQIVEAMKKGLVVATGCTEPVAIAYAGAVARSFAKGEIERIELLASPNMIKNAFVVGIPGTELTGLKYAVAIGSMCTAPERKLAVLEGVSRVQVEMAKQLVDENKVVLGKADLPYKLYLEVTLKTTMDIVKVKIIGTHTNVTQIVKNGKIVYNGGCNDGLEENDTTKYSFDLKDIYTFCLQVDVQELDLIKQAIVLNSSISKEGLEAQYGLAVGKMIQTNIGKKILADDMINYAMMITAAASDARMAGLSLPVMSNSGSGNQGIAATMPVVGVWEKMESKDEEALIRACALSNLATIYIKQKFGVLSALCGAVVAASGAACGITYLLGGDFEQIENAIHNTLGNVAGIVCDGAKSSCALKISTCTNAAMQASLLALNHLRIKSNEGIVEQLSEKTIDNFAVLGNEGSETIDKLILDMIIHKE, encoded by the coding sequence ATGAAAAATAAACAAATTGTTGAGGCAATGAAAAAGGGTTTGGTTGTAGCTACAGGGTGTACGGAGCCAGTTGCAATTGCTTATGCCGGAGCTGTAGCAAGAAGTTTTGCAAAAGGAGAAATTGAACGAATTGAGTTATTGGCTAGTCCAAATATGATAAAGAATGCATTTGTTGTCGGCATTCCAGGAACTGAGTTGACTGGATTAAAATATGCGGTAGCAATTGGTTCGATGTGTACAGCCCCAGAAAGAAAACTTGCCGTACTGGAAGGCGTGTCGAGAGTGCAAGTAGAGATGGCAAAGCAATTGGTAGATGAAAATAAGGTAGTATTGGGGAAGGCTGATTTACCATATAAGCTTTATTTAGAAGTTACATTGAAAACGACGATGGATATTGTAAAAGTGAAAATTATTGGTACACATACGAATGTAACGCAAATCGTTAAAAATGGGAAAATTGTTTACAATGGTGGTTGTAATGATGGCTTAGAAGAAAATGATACGACGAAATATTCCTTTGATCTGAAAGACATATATACTTTTTGTTTACAGGTGGATGTACAAGAGCTAGATTTAATTAAGCAGGCGATTGTGTTAAACTCCAGTATTTCTAAGGAAGGATTAGAAGCGCAGTATGGGTTGGCCGTTGGCAAGATGATACAGACCAATATAGGCAAAAAAATTCTTGCTGATGATATGATCAATTATGCCATGATGATTACTGCTGCAGCAAGTGATGCTCGCATGGCAGGGCTTAGCTTGCCGGTCATGAGTAATTCTGGCAGCGGTAACCAAGGGATTGCGGCTACAATGCCAGTTGTTGGTGTGTGGGAGAAAATGGAGAGCAAAGATGAAGAAGCATTAATACGTGCTTGTGCACTTAGTAATTTGGCTACGATTTATATTAAACAGAAATTTGGCGTATTGTCAGCGTTATGCGGTGCTGTAGTAGCCGCTTCCGGCGCGGCTTGCGGCATAACATATCTGCTTGGTGGTGATTTTGAGCAAATTGAAAATGCCATCCATAATACACTAGGAAATGTCGCAGGTATTGTTTGTGATGGTGCAAAATCCAGCTGTGCACTGAAAATCTCTACTTGTACCAATGCTGCGATGCAGGCATCACTTTTAGCATTGAATCATTTGCGCATAAAATCAAACGAGGGAATTGTTGAACAATTAAGTGAAAAAACAATTGATAATTTTGCTGTACTTGGTAATGAAGGCAGTGAAACAATTGATAAACTTATTTTAGATATGATCATTCATAAAGAATAA
- a CDS encoding spore coat protein CotJB, with protein sequence MMCEKQATMLAKIQEMEFIAIELNLYLDTHPCDDEALCDYNRAVEDSRCLVRKYEAEFGPLYNFGLSANCEDVWQWIKSPWPWEI encoded by the coding sequence ATGATGTGTGAAAAGCAGGCGACAATGCTTGCTAAAATTCAAGAGATGGAGTTCATTGCGATTGAACTTAATTTATATTTAGATACACATCCATGCGATGATGAGGCATTGTGTGATTATAATCGCGCGGTAGAGGATTCACGATGCTTGGTAAGAAAATATGAAGCTGAATTTGGACCACTTTATAATTTTGGGTTAAGTGCAAATTGTGAAGATGTATGGCAATGGATTAAAAGCCCATGGCCCTGGGAAATATAG
- a CDS encoding spore coat associated protein CotJA, with translation MEEELRPCIDDCNCKEDLHVIKKHKMCSNRMLAHSYMKWQSYEKAFCPREALMKGTLFPELWGVYRIPK, from the coding sequence ATGGAGGAAGAATTGCGACCTTGTATCGATGATTGTAATTGTAAAGAAGATTTGCATGTGATAAAAAAACACAAAATGTGTTCGAATAGAATGCTAGCTCATTCTTATATGAAATGGCAAAGTTATGAAAAAGCGTTTTGCCCACGCGAGGCTTTAATGAAAGGAACTTTATTTCCTGAATTATGGGGTGTATATAGAATTCCTAAATAA
- a CDS encoding YncE family protein, translating into MEWCIYKILVIDLLKNMVLLIDQKTSGILTQIKIPENHTPILLEYNREQQKACLITKHENNGSVFIINLTNYKLYRLPVDFPAPLQCTVAPDFQTIYFIDQTAVLQRLDMTTLTIAPIAQPDNATCVGIVCANHKIYTAWEAKESGSVAVFKPDGEFILEYQLEAIPTNLSIHHEKLLVTYTESRLHGEGLAIFKENALPIYLSFQSAETAKALHAYPCNIAIDSASNHAYIINEDSCSITVIDLNMDQIIGAFPLGRSITNLYLLPNPKFAIATSNMFADLSVIDLINQRLLSISNSNCEFANMLSVLA; encoded by the coding sequence ATGGAGTGGTGCATTTATAAAATACTTGTGATCGATCTTTTAAAAAACATGGTTTTGTTGATTGATCAAAAAACATCTGGAATTCTAACGCAAATAAAAATTCCAGAAAATCATACCCCAATCCTACTGGAATACAACCGAGAACAGCAAAAAGCATGTCTCATCACCAAACACGAAAATAATGGCTCCGTCTTTATCATAAATTTAACAAATTATAAACTTTATCGTCTGCCAGTTGATTTTCCCGCTCCGCTTCAATGTACAGTCGCACCGGACTTTCAAACCATTTATTTCATTGATCAAACAGCTGTTTTACAAAGACTGGATATGACTACATTGACAATTGCCCCCATTGCACAGCCAGACAATGCCACTTGCGTTGGTATCGTTTGTGCAAATCATAAAATTTACACGGCTTGGGAAGCAAAAGAAAGCGGCAGTGTCGCAGTTTTTAAACCCGATGGAGAGTTTATCTTAGAGTACCAGTTGGAAGCAATTCCAACCAATCTTTCGATTCATCATGAAAAGCTTCTCGTTACATATACAGAAAGTAGACTCCACGGTGAAGGCTTAGCTATATTTAAAGAAAACGCATTGCCGATTTATCTTAGTTTTCAGTCCGCAGAAACGGCAAAAGCTTTGCATGCCTATCCTTGTAATATTGCCATCGATTCCGCATCAAATCATGCTTATATAATCAATGAAGACAGTTGTTCCATAACGGTGATTGACTTAAATATGGATCAAATTATCGGTGCATTCCCCCTCGGACGTTCCATTACAAATCTTTATCTTCTGCCGAATCCAAAATTCGCAATCGCTACAAGCAATATGTTTGCCGATTTATCTGTGATTGATTTAATCAATCAACGCCTGTTGTCCATTAGTAATAGCAATTGTGAATTTGCAAATATGTTAAGCGTCTTAGCCTAG
- a CDS encoding FtsW/RodA/SpoVE family cell cycle protein, translating into MPKSRLWVSHTEAVLCIMFMLILIGTVNIFSASFVKAGMEYHDTYYFLNRHLMSLTIGFTCMLVTIKFDYKRWRKMVPLILALTIAALVAVDLVGIEVNGSRRWLNIGMQFQPSELAKLATILFMAAYLGPKIDRQNNISMFTRQMGIITIMGFLVYKQPDLGTAAIIVGIAFFMHILAGMHKEEAVLLSVLAVMVAVILTFSASYRAERVWAWFDPWAYQGDKGYQTVQSIIAIGSGGFLGEGLGMGTSKFYYLPEAHTDFAFAILCQEMGFIGALCVFFLLAAMACYSGKIARQAQDGFGKMLVIGITILVVGQGIANIAMVSGVLPVIGVPLPFISYGGTSLIINMTAMGIVVNVGRQAAKKQAPGPNGGEKSALPKRSFRLLRKGA; encoded by the coding sequence ATGCCAAAGTCTAGGTTATGGGTCAGTCACACCGAAGCGGTGTTATGTATTATGTTTATGTTGATTTTAATAGGGACAGTGAATATTTTTAGTGCAAGTTTTGTAAAAGCTGGTATGGAGTATCATGATACCTATTATTTTTTGAATCGTCATTTAATGAGTTTGACCATTGGATTTACTTGCATGCTTGTAACGATCAAATTTGATTATAAAAGATGGCGTAAAATGGTTCCATTAATTTTAGCTTTAACGATTGCAGCGTTGGTGGCTGTAGATCTTGTTGGGATAGAAGTAAATGGATCACGACGCTGGCTTAATATTGGCATGCAGTTTCAACCCTCTGAACTTGCCAAACTTGCGACGATATTATTTATGGCTGCTTATCTGGGACCGAAAATTGATAGACAAAATAATATTTCTATGTTTACGCGACAAATGGGAATTATAACAATCATGGGATTCTTAGTTTACAAACAGCCGGATTTAGGGACTGCGGCAATTATTGTTGGGATCGCATTTTTTATGCATATTCTTGCTGGTATGCATAAGGAAGAGGCAGTTTTATTATCTGTCTTGGCTGTTATGGTCGCGGTTATTTTGACCTTTTCAGCCTCGTATCGAGCCGAGCGTGTCTGGGCTTGGTTTGATCCATGGGCGTATCAAGGAGATAAAGGATATCAAACCGTACAATCAATTATTGCGATTGGTTCGGGTGGTTTTTTAGGTGAAGGTCTTGGGATGGGGACGAGCAAATTTTACTATTTACCGGAAGCCCATACGGATTTTGCTTTTGCAATCTTGTGTCAAGAGATGGGCTTTATTGGTGCACTTTGTGTATTCTTTTTATTAGCAGCAATGGCCTGTTACAGCGGGAAAATTGCAAGGCAAGCACAAGATGGTTTTGGAAAGATGCTTGTCATTGGAATTACGATTTTAGTCGTTGGACAAGGTATTGCCAATATTGCAATGGTTTCCGGTGTTCTACCGGTTATAGGGGTGCCGTTACCATTCATTAGCTATGGCGGTACATCACTCATTATCAATATGACTGCGATGGGAATCGTTGTAAATGTCGGTAGGCAGGCAGCAAAAAAACAAGCACCGGGACCAAATGGCGGGGAAAAATCTGCACTGCCAAAACGAAGCTTTAGATTATTGCGTAAGGGCGCATAA